A single window of Candidatus Eremiobacteraceae bacterium DNA harbors:
- a CDS encoding phage tail protein, whose translation MVAALTVVVSLIVFAANSAGTAHPPAPSPTPIHTGDVALPSWRAPSNFTVRAQGLKLEGVTGITAVYRSSGLVSSQHVPDHPRYETVTLKRGLTSNTQFADWHASAASKTLTIATKLPNGVTRTYKFAGCRPTKYTGPTLSPASPGSQAPGDVAIEELTLSCESITLEK comes from the coding sequence ATGGTAGCTGCCTTGACGGTCGTCGTGTCGCTCATCGTCTTCGCGGCAAATTCGGCCGGCACTGCGCACCCACCGGCTCCTTCGCCCACGCCGATCCACACCGGGGATGTCGCGCTGCCGTCGTGGCGCGCGCCGTCGAACTTCACGGTCCGGGCCCAAGGCCTCAAGCTCGAGGGCGTAACTGGAATCACCGCCGTCTACCGGTCGAGTGGACTCGTCTCTTCGCAACACGTGCCCGATCATCCGCGCTATGAGACCGTGACGCTCAAGCGCGGCCTCACAAGCAATACACAGTTCGCCGACTGGCATGCGAGCGCGGCATCGAAGACGCTGACGATCGCCACGAAGCTCCCCAACGGCGTGACGCGCACCTACAAGTTTGCCGGCTGCCGGCCGACCAAGTACACCGGGCCGACTCTATCGCCGGCGTCCCCCGGAAGTCAGGCTCCAGGCGACGTGGCGATCGAAGAACTGACGCTGAGCTGCGAAAGTATCACGCTCGAAAAGTAG